Below is a window of Camelina sativa cultivar DH55 chromosome 11, Cs, whole genome shotgun sequence DNA.
TGACGTGTCGAAATTTAATTGGAGAAGCTGACGAAGGAGCAGAGCGTTTTTCACCTCCTCCTCTCCCAATCgggaaaaaaattatcaaacgAAGGAGAAagaacgaacgaacgaacgaacaATTTCGCGGattcaaaacagagcaagagagCTTCTGCAATAAAGTTTAATCCTTTTGAGAAATGGCGGAAGAACCCGAAAAGGTGTCTTCTTCACCAGCGTTACATCAACCTTCTGCTGACAAAGAAGATGCTGCTGGGATCAAAACTCAGGTATGTGACTTATCTTCTCTTCGACTTCGATCGTTTTGATTTGCCTAGTTTGATTCGTCGTCTCCGTCGATGTTCCTGTGTCTTTTGATTATTAGATTAGTGGTAGAACAGTTAAAAGTTTCCCCCTTTTCTCTAGATCATTCAAGGGTTTGCGAATTTTTACAGAAacaattttgtaacttttattttgaatttgacttcGTGATTTGGTTTGTGGGTGTTTTGTTATACAGGATCCAGCGTCTTCTTCTGGGTTTCGTGCTTATCCCAATGGTGATTCTCCTCCAATGTACCCGGTTTTTTATCCGGGTCTTGTTCCCGGGTTGAATCCTGGTCAGTATGAGGAACAAATGAACCGTGGAGCTGGGATCTATGCTGTTCCTGTGCATCAATTTGGAGGACATGTCGCTGGTCTTCCTTCAAATTATCTTATCCCTCTCACTTACAATGTTCCCACGTAAGTAATTCTTTCCAATCTCCCACGGTTTTGATGGAGTAGCTTCAATATTCGATCATGCCATTGCATCTTCATAGCTAGAAGAAATCATTGTTTAGGTCAAATTACTGATGGTTTTGGCTTCAGATGAGTTAATGTGTAGAAAAGTTTAGGCTTTATATTGAATCTTTTTGGATTGATGGGTTGTTTGTTTATCGTTTAGTACTAGACCAAGTAATGAGGGTGAGACTGGGGGAGAGAATCAAGCGCAAGCCGGGCAGGGTCAACAACAGCAGCAACCTGCACATCAGAGGCACGTTGTGGAAAGGAGGTTTCAGATTGCGTTTCAGCTTGACTTGTTTCTCATACTCAAGCTTGCTGCTGTCATCTTTTTGTTCAACCAAGATGGATCAAGACAAAGGCTTGCTGTTCTCGTGATTTTCGCTACCATAATTTACTTGTAAGTCTCGAGAATCTGGTTTGCTTTCTCTCTTTGAAGGTCTATGAAGCTTGAGTATGACAACGAATGTATGCTGAAATATGTTAAATTGGTCTGTGTTTAAGAACAATTTATTAATCTGTTGTGCACACAAGCATTGAGAACCTTCTTTTTGGGAGTTTGTTAACAAAAATGGTAACCTCTGTCTGGTGTTGAAATATTGACAGATACCAAACTGGAGCTCTTGCACCATTTGTGCGATGGCTTTCACAAGGCATGCATAGAGCAGCAGTACCACCACCTCGACCTCATAGACCTGCTGCGAGAGCTGATAATGATCCCGCAGCTGCAGTGCCACTAAATGAAGATGCAGTTCCAGGTATATTGCTTGCTAGATCTCTCTTCCATGGTGTTTACTGAAGCCATCACAAAAAAGCAACTTATGCCGAAgcaatttgtttctattttcttgtGCAGAGGGACAAGAGAATCAAGCTGATAACGGGAACCGagcaaatgaaaatgaaaacgtCCATGCAGGGAACCAAGGGAATCAATGGTGGGGAATAGTGAAAGAGATTCAAATGATAGTTTTTGGCTTCATAACTTCACTACTCCCTGGTTTTCACAACATAGATTAGACTCTTTTTCTGCAtactctccatcttcttcaactCGGAAAAGGAAATGTTGTGTTCTACTTTAGTCTTCTGGATCGCATGTGTAAGTACTAGAAAATTTTACCTTAAGACTTCAAAACTAATGTATGTGAGCAGCATTTTTTATGCTTTTACCTCTATTGTTCAAAGCACAGGAACTCAGAAGTTATGCATCTTTATTGATAACATCATTTACATAAccatacaaaaccaaaactttttgttttgttctacaGCAAAGTCTGCAGAGTTGAAGAATACGCTGATAAGAAAAATGAttcctttatttatatttcGTGCTCTAAATAACAAtactttacaaaaaaagagtAGACTGTATATATACACAGAGAGCCGAACAAGAAGAATCAAAGGGTCCATCACATTTCCAACAAAAGATTACTGATTTTCCGAAGCTCCTTGAGAGCAGTCATAGCTGTGATTTGTCCTTTTTCAACCAAATTGGTCTTAGATAAGTTCTCTATTAATCCTGCCTGAACCTGACCTCGTTCTTGCTGGAAAACCGACTCGATCAcctgaaacatatataaatcaaaaatcatCAGACGTTCGACTACTTTTAGCACAGATGAAATGACTTGAGAACGAGAATGAGAGTGACCTGAATATGTTCAAGCATGGAGTTGCCAAGGTTCTTCAGAGTATTCATCACTTTCTGGTCTGTGTCTCCTTTGCTGCTCGATGATGAGGCCTGTGGAAGAGAAGGTGACTCGGAAGAACAAACCAAATTGCTCTTATTACTTTCACCACTATTAGATCTTGTCTCCTCAGCAGCGAGATTGCGTCCAAACTTCCAAAACCACTGGAATTTCCCCGGTAAAACCTTACTACGCTCCTTAATAATAGCCACAGATTTATCTGCAGAGTCCTCTTCTTCATGAGACTGAGTTACTGGAAACTCAATGCTCGGTTCAGAAGAAACGGGAAGAGGCGAATCTACTACGTCTGTTTCTTGATCTTTAGACTGAGTTACTGGAAACTCCATGCTCGGTTGGGAAGAAATGGAAAGAGGCGAATCTACTACCCTTGTTTCTTGATCTGTAACTGTTTCATTAGGAAACAAATCTGACTCGTTACTGCTATCCGAATCATTCTCAATGTAGTTTGAGTCTCTGAGAGGACTGTTTGGATCTGAGGAAACATCAGATGAATTCTCCTCTACTGCTATACTCTCTTCCCCAGCAGTTTCGAAATCCGTGTTCATTTCCTCCGTTTCTCGAATTGAGCTATCTTCAATGTTCACAACGTCTATCCGATTAGCTTCCTCAGGTTCAGCAACGAGCTGCCGATTAAAATCTTCAAGCAAGTTACGCGCAACTGATGATACCTTGACTTCACTTTTCCCATTTGATGACTTGGCGTTATGAGTTGGCTCAGACTCTGTTCTGAAAAGTCTTTTCACCCTGAACcaaggcttcttcttctgtacTGAAGGactctgtttctcttcctcAGCGGCTTGGTGTAGAACTCTCCATTTCTCCTCCCAATAACTTTGTGGTGCAATTATCAGTGGAGATTTAGGAGAAGTGGATCCTGAAGGAAAGCTATTGGTTCGAGCAGGTACTGCAGGACTTATGCTCTGATCAAAGCCATCATTTATCGATAGAGCTGATGATCGTACATCATCATCCAAAGCCAAAGTTTGTAATGACTTAGCTTTCTCTATAATTTTCCTCACATCAATCTTCTCTGGGAAATTCAATAGTCTCTGGAGACAAGAAGCTGCGTTTTCAGTAGCTAGCAGTGATGATCTTAAACACAATATCATCGAAACAGCCATTCCTGAGATTAGAGCTCCACGAGGAGAATCAAAGATCTTGTAGCTCTGGTTTGTATTGTTATCTTCATCTGTTCTCGTTGTATTATCTGCTGAGAATATCTCATCCCACACTATCAACAGATCCTGAAGCAAAAACTCTCTTCCAAACAAAACACGTAACCAACGAAGCCCAAAGTACTGAGGTTCAACTCCGAGCTCAACCAAATGGCTATGCAGAGACGAATCAACGAACGACAAAAGATGGTAAAACGCAGTGCAAGCTTCAAGAACAGGAGGTAAACCAGTGTGGGATCCGGTAGCTGGAGAGTAAGCGAAAAATCCAGCCATAGCAACACAACCATGAGCTCCATTCATAAGAGCATCAAACATGCAGTAAGCATCGTGCTCCATGAATTTCTCAGACAAGACAATCCCGAGCTCACCTTCGGCTCCATAAGCATCACTTAACCTCACAATAGACTGGATCTCGGGATCGAGCTCATCTAgactctttattttctttgagcTTCCTTGAATACCACCAATCTCATCATCCGTGAAATCTTCCAGAAACTTTTTGAAATCAAAGTTGTAAGTAACATCTCTTTCTTCGAAAGATAAACCATCGAATCTGTCTGTGAAATGATCTTCATAACTTTTACGCACTTCAGAGAGACGatcaacatcaacatgaagTACATAAAGCAGTGGTGCCAAAAGCTCATGCATTcctggaaaggaaaaaaaaaccaatgaacAAATGTCAGATCATACATTACAAAACCTACACTATTTTCAATATGTTTGTATATGTACCTTGACGATAACCGTACTCGGGATGTTTTAGGCACCACAAGAGTAGAATACGTCTTAACATTCCTTGACATCCAGGAGCTTGAAAGTATGTCCAGTGCTCTGGATATAACCTTGATAAATCTTGATCCAAAGTTTTCTCTAGCTCGGCGTTACGAAAGAACCGACTCCATGTACTGTCTGCCATCAGAAATGGACACCAAAGAATCTCAGCAATAAAGAAATCTAAAGACAAGAATGTATTACTATCCAAAGGGGCTTATTCTAACCAAagcttattattatatatacctGGGTTTTGAGATAAGGGGTTGTCGATAGAGAGATCAGGAGAATTCCTAACATGTTTAGACAAATGTGGATCAATCAAGAGCCGTCTCCTTAAAGCAGCATATCTACATAGACACAACAAGAAgccattagagagagagagagagagatccattgctaaaccaagaagaagaagctccttAATCTCCAAATTAGGAAACTTTTGGAAACAATGCAATGGGTGTGAAAAAGCTTAAGCTATGAACATACATACCGTCTGCGAGATTCGGCGGTAGATTTGCGAAGATCAtctatggaagaagaagaatgaaaggGAAGAACACCGAGATTGAGACGCCAACGCACGCCTCTCAGATTGGCGAAACGATGATCAGATTCATCTCCCAGAGTTTCAATCTCTGATGGAACCATAAataagccttttttttttctctttgtatcACAAAATTGGAATCAACGAAgaattattcttcttcttccgtaaacaaaaaaaaaaaaaaaaaaaaaaaaaaNATGTAAggataaaaatcaaaactttaagctGCCACCACCGGGGAAATTTTCTCCGTTGACACCACAACTGTAAGAATCGGAAATGATAAAAGAATGTAAAATAGTCCGATCAGATCGGAACACACTAAAataggagagagagaaatcaattctcttcttctattttttttttttctttttgttctctctctctctctctctccgaatCCAAGAGGAAGAGAttaaagttgtgtttttttttttttttttaattttgttttcacagaagaagaagaagaagaagaaaataggaagtttgtttgtttcgtgagaaaagcaaaaaaaaactaaaggtGGTGACCTGTCGGAGCAAAGTggtgaagacgatgatgatgaagcagCACCAGCTCAAATATAACATTACCttcttaaaattattgttttattgacttgactttatattattatactatttCTTTCCTTATACGATAAAAATGACTGTTGATTGAAAAATCAAAgagtattaattatttattactattacCGTTTCATTTACCACGTAATATGACTATGCTTTTTACCCAACGATCACTCGACTTTTAATCACTTTTTTTCCCAATATAATTTTGGACagtaaaatatgattttttgttcttaagatGATCTACCTAGTAAATTTTATAGTTTCTTAGTCAAGATTTTTTCCCGACTATAAAATCTAAACGGTTTTGGATCACAAGAAGAGAACCATAACGATTCTATATGCCCATCATATTTTTGTAAAGAGATACTATATATGCGAATTGTGTTGCCATTACCAAAGTAGcttatattatgaatatgttgATCTAGCTCATCGATATCCTAATCTAAGCAACATTAGTTATACAATGAGTAGCACATAGATAATCTTGACGTTAGTTTATGTCAATGGATTGATTTCAATTAACggatacgaaaaaaaaaaaaaaaaaaaaatcgatttgcATGGCCGTACTTACNATTATAGATgcttaaaattttgtaattttctgatTCTGATGAAATTATATGAGAAATGTAAATATGGGTATGAAAAGGTATATTCGTAGAATTTTCCTAAGAATTTCAGATGTGGCGGCATTAACCACGAGTATCATTGCAAGTTGCCAAAAGTCATAGCCAAGTAAGCCTTTACGACACGTCTCCATTACGTGTCAATGTAGATAGAATAATATATACGTGAGTAGTAGTAAAGTGTGGAATACGAAACTATTTGTATTCACGTAAATTCACATGACCTAATTTAAACAACGGATTGTACTACATATTCGTCTACTCTAGAgggttgttaatttgttttccttattttgGCTATCAATAAGTACATACATTCATATCATATTTTGAATATGGTTGACGTTAATGACACAACGACTATATTGTCTAGTTCTATAAAGAGAGACTGATTCGACAATAACTGGTTAACGTTTAACATATATAGTAGACAATGATTTTTCGAAGTTTTAGGTGGGTTAGGCAGATCAATTTGCATGTAACTGCctgatgaaaacaaaataatctatGTCGTGATATCAGTCTCTAAATTAAACCTGTATGAATCGCATTTTATACCTTAAAtgttcttttaaaactttaaaaacattcTCCAACACGAGTCTTATGAAACTCGACCCGATGACTGAATCGATCACCATGTGTGGACCTTTTAAAATAGTAGTCTTTATCAAATATACTACGTTTTACTTGTAGAAAACGATAAAACACGACCGAGCaccaaaaatagtatttattaatttctgtAATTCTCCTTTACAGAAATTATTTTGGGAGAATAACACCTTTTTCGTGGACGCCAAAAGTCATATTATCTTCAGGCAGCAGTGCATGAAGGGATTGATGATTGGTGTAATAAGATGCATCCAAAAAGAGCCAAATAAATAGTTGTTGGTAAGAGTCGGTCCTCAAATTGGTTTGTTTCCATTTAAAAGTTGTATATAAGTATTGTATTGTACAACTATATTAtttctaaattaatattttattgttttcaacGTCGTTCCCTAATCTTCTACGCCACATAGAATCTTCCACGTGGATTTCTCTGCATCACCTCCATTTTTTTTCCGATGGACAAAAAGAACAGTATAACACAACATCACTTTCAGTCTTTCACCGCCAATAAAttgtttatcaaaaaatttcGATATAATCCAAAACTCCTATAATCTTTTagtttcatgtttcttcttcacaaaaTTTTCCAAAGGAATTATACAGCTTAAAATTAAGATAAGGTAAATATACTAACCAACAATTTTCATGGtcgagaagaaagaaaaactctATATCTATGTTTACAATCGCAATCATATGacttattttattacaaatttagaGGGTGGCAACTGGAATTAGCACACATAGTGATTATATAACAATATCCGACGTTTAGGCGAAAGCAACACACTAACCACAAATCACTAATTCCCTCGTGTACTCATGTTTGTTTATAATCAAAGTTTTGGTTGTAGGAAACTGGAAGCAATTATTACAATTTTACGAACAATTAATTTGGTAGATATAATGtactatatatgttatgtatACAAGTATATGCATGCACCATATAACATATGAAAATGACCATAAGTTTAAGATTAGCAAAAAGCTTACATAAATTTTGTCAGGAATACAAAATCTACAGCCTACATGTACATTTtcaaaagttaagaaaaatcATTGCCAACTGAACCGAAATGAATAGCTTTGATCCGTCACTATAAAGGCAGCTGTGATGAGTTAGCAGTTATGAGGCTATGTTTTCTACAAGGCACACAATCAAGATTATTTAAAACGGATATGATTCATGTAAAAATGAAACTAATCTTGGTAGAGTTAGGTCAGACTGTTACAACATATGTAAGTAACACAGTCTTAAAAGATAATCAAcgaaattattataattttgaaatgttACTTCATTAGCAGACAATCTATTCTCGGTTTGTCTCTATAGCCCATCATTTAGATTTGAAGAGATAACAATAATTTAGCAAAGCAACATGACTTTCATGTATTCTTACGACCCCTCCCATATCAAAAGAGAATAATACAGTACATTTAACCCCACATGTCAATAAGATGGCAATTCCGAGTAATGCATCCCATTTAGTAGAGGCATAAATTATAGATTTGTTTTCCTGCAATCAACAAGCTCAACACCACAAAATTTAAAGTCGGTGATTATTTAAAACTTAATgtgaataacaacaacaatgtgaaaaaataaataaattatggactAGTTTTTGTTCTTATCTCAGTTCCACCCATATGATCCATATGTTGATATCTTTATTAAACAACAGTACGTATAATATGCAGTAGATTAAATTCCTAATcctttataatattttactgtGATAGTAAAAAGTTGGTTTTTGGATATGATGTAAAATATGAACGTTAAGACTATAGGCTCATATCTGTTAATCCTAAACTTAGTTTAGTCCATACCTGGTTCAATTTAAGAATTTGGAAGTTAGGTATTCACCGTCTACATTGACTTGACTACTTTGGCTAGCCAGGCCGACGATATATATTCAATTCTATATGgaccaaaccgacccaaacttgtttttttccaaaaaagttttttaaaatgtaaacaagAAACTAGCTTTTTGGCCGACCACAGTAATCCGCCCTACCTCTTAAATTAGGGTTGTCCATTCAGGGACAGGTTTCCCGATTCATCATTTACCATTCCAAATCTTTcattctgttttcttgtttacatATTAATCGTTTGGGATTATTAGTATTACCTGTTTGTTTAAATAGTTAACTTTTACAATCATTTAAAaactccataaaaaaaaattaattcttgAAAAATTATCCAAATAACAAGAcatacagtaaaatctctataaattaataaacactataaattaataaattttgctggtcccaagtcgggccagtgtaaaaattaacaatattcgataagataataagataataattttttcaaaatctccttataaaatatggtcctaataatataataaattaataattatgtaaatttatatatatatatatatatactgatataatagtgtatgtttctcctaaagctcaattctatagaacaattgtaatgttatattttcaacctataatgatatctctaaaatattttataacatgtcatacaaataattaaatttaaagttttaatttttagatatgcatcatttacaatttgataatttgacagattattaaaataggagaattgatattattattcatagatttgaatttatgtgtctcatgtgtataagtcaatttgtctataatatttgtaatttattgtaaatagtgctttctaaatattacaagttcaattcctaaaccataaaatttataacatccgaaagtttaatcttattttgctatagttgttccaattcataattttttaaaaaataaacaattaaaaatatatctataaattaataattattaatttacactataaaataataattattaatttatagataaattaatatcattataaattaataaaatgtcttagtcccaatattattaatttatagaggttttactgtactttATCTGAAAGTTGATTCTAATCCAAATTCTTATCTAAAAATTAATCTATACTCGCTATTTCCTAATTCATTCATTTTTCTGAACCCCTTAAAAATCAATTGtcttatttatttcataatGGGCTTAAGTTAGTGATTCAGCCCGATAACAATTTCAAACTGGGCTGAGTCAAATATATGCAAGAAGTCCACCAATTATTATGGGCCGAGTCAAACATAAGAATAAactaaaaaaggaaatgaaTTTCAATATTCGCAaccgaaaaaggaaaacttattattattttaattaggcATAAAAATGTAATATCTAAAACCGGAATAGGAATTTAAAACAAGGTGTCTAAATACAGGGactcaaaatgaaaataaataagagttgtTGTGAGCAATGAGCATTACCATTGCCAAAGTAAAAAGTACCCAAACGACGAACGGAGAGTGACCCGACCGTTGAAAGCACCCTTTCAACTCGCCGCCGGTGACTCAATCCGCAAAATTATACTATTTCCCCCATTACCCTTGTCGTAAAGATCTTCACTTTGGCTTCATCCTTCCCCAATTCCTCAAACCCATCTCCTTACTCTCTTCCaggttttgtttgctttcttctGTGTTTGGTTATGTATCTCTTGTTTGGTTCTTCCGATTTATCAAAGTTACGATTCCTTTGCACTGATTAGTTTCAGAATTGACCcttcgatttttgtttttagttatgtattgGGTCATGAGCATGATTGAAGAGATTAGTGTTGTGTATCGAAGGTTGTGTTTGATTAGTGTAATGTTGGATCTGCGTAGTTGTCTTGTATAAAAGTGTCAGCTTTAATCAGAAATCTgcaaatttttttcaattaaaagtCAAAAAACATGTCTGAATTTAGTAGTGGCCTTTAATGTGTATACCTGTGTGTTGTTTCTTAATTCGTATAAGACTTGTTCCAGTCCTTTTCACTCAATTAAATGGATAAAATTAGGAGTCATTGCTTTGATTTTGATCTCaaattgagtttgtgtgtttgtgagGAAAACTGATTTGGGAAGAGTGTTGAATATTTCAGGGTAAGAACATCTTATATGAAATGAGCTGCTAAGAGGAGTATATAAGTTTCTTTGATTGGGGGAACTTTTGATATGGAGGAGAGTGAAGCAAAGGGGAGAATTAGGCGCGAAACCGAAAAGGCGTGTGTTTCGGTTGAGAGAATTGGGTCTACCTTACTTTCATCACTTGCAAAGAAAGGCAAAGAAACATCAAATAAGAGAAATCCTAAGCCTAATAAGCGCAAAGCCGAAGAAGAAATATGTTCAAAATCCAGAAACAAGAAGTGTACTCGAGGAAGGGTACATtgtgaggaagaggaggaggaggaggagaaaggtAAGAAAACAAGGAAGAGGAAAAGCAAGAGACAGCAAAAGGATAACAAGGTTGAGGTAGATGATTCTTTACGGTTGCAGAGGCGAACAAGGTATTTGCTCATTAAGATGAAGATGCAGCAGAATCTTATCGATGCATACGCAACTGAAGGTTGGAAAGGTCAGAGGTACAACAATTAAATTTCTTCTCTATTGACTCAGTGTATCTtatatggaaatttttttatagttttactaTTGCCTCGGATATATTACCAAATAGAATAGTTAAGTATGCGTTACAAACGAGTTTTATCAAGTTTATAGCTGTCAATAGTTCGGTCCACAGATTTGTCAGCGTTTTCAACCTTTTTCTGTTTCCAAATTGAATGTGAATTCTCCTATGTTTTCCTTACGCCTCGATTGTTTCAAATGTAAAAAACGAACTTAGCATTTGCGTTTGCGTTTACATGCAAACGCGATGAAACAATCGTGGCCTTAGTAAGTTGCAAACAATTATATGGTTTGACTCTCTTGTATTTCCTTGTTTTTTCAGCCGAGAAAAGATAAGACCAGACAAGGA
It encodes the following:
- the LOC104721864 gene encoding TBC1 domain family member 5 homolog A — encoded protein: MVPSEIETLGDESDHRFANLRGVRWRLNLGVLPFHSSSSIDDLRKSTAESRRRYAALRRRLLIDPHLSKHVRNSPDLSIDNPLSQNPDSTWSRFFRNAELEKTLDQDLSRLYPEHWTYFQAPGCQGMLRRILLLWCLKHPEYGYRQGMHELLAPLLYVLHVDVDRLSEVRKSYEDHFTDRFDGLSFEERDVTYNFDFKKFLEDFTDDEIGGIQGSSKKIKSLDELDPEIQSIVRLSDAYGAEGELGIVLSEKFMEHDAYCMFDALMNGAHGCVAMAGFFAYSPATGSHTGLPPVLEACTAFYHLLSFVDSSLHSHLVELGVEPQYFGLRWLRVLFGREFLLQDLLIVWDEIFSADNTTRTDEDNNTNQSYKIFDSPRGALISGMAVSMILCLRSSLLATENAASCLQRLLNFPEKIDVRKIIEKAKSLQTLALDDDVRSSALSINDGFDQSISPAVPARTNSFPSGSTSPKSPLIIAPQSYWEEKWRVLHQAAEEEKQSPSVQKKKPWFRVKRLFRTESEPTHNAKSSNGKSEVKVSSVARNLLEDFNRQLVAEPEEANRIDVVNIEDSSIRETEEMNTDFETAGEESIAVEENSSDVSSDPNSPLRDSNYIENDSDSSNESDLFPNETVTDQETRVVDSPLSISSQPSMEFPVTQSKDQETDVVDSPLPVSSEPSIEFPVTQSHEEEDSADKSVAIIKERSKVLPGKFQWFWKFGRNLAAEETRSNSGESNKSNLVCSSESPSLPQASSSSSKGDTDQKVMNTLKNLGNSMLEHIQVIESVFQQERGQVQAGLIENLSKTNLVEKGQITAMTALKELRKISNLLLEM
- the LOC104721863 gene encoding uncharacterized protein LOC104721863, yielding MAEEPEKVSSSPALHQPSADKEDAAGIKTQDPASSSGFRAYPNGDSPPMYPVFYPGLVPGLNPGQYEEQMNRGAGIYAVPVHQFGGHVAGLPSNYLIPLTYNVPTTRPSNEGETGGENQAQAGQGQQQQQPAHQRHVVERRFQIAFQLDLFLILKLAAVIFLFNQDGSRQRLAVLVIFATIIYLYQTGALAPFVRWLSQGMHRAAVPPPRPHRPAARADNDPAAAVPLNEDAVPEGQENQADNGNRANENENVHAGNQGNQWWGIVKEIQMIVFGFITSLLPGFHNID